Proteins from a genomic interval of Acinonyx jubatus isolate Ajub_Pintada_27869175 chromosome B4, VMU_Ajub_asm_v1.0, whole genome shotgun sequence:
- the NANOGNB gene encoding NANOG neighbor homeobox — MSLHQRGLEAGDNFTKSTSWNFAIQKEPDVLCDQNPEQSNRKHSDDERKGKKKWKEREGEEKKEELEEKLEEEQEMEEENEEQHPQERLVSKPLMDTLWATFKLNKCPTMGDSRSLAFEFNMTVKQIKQWFHKRRKKYNKVMYKRKHKKRPKR; from the exons ATGAGCCTACATCAGCGAGGGCTGGAAGCTGGTGACAACTTCACAAAATCGACAAGTTGGA ATTTTGCTATACAGAAAGAACCAGATGTGCTTTGTGATCAAAACCCGGAACAATCAAATAGGAAACATAGTGATGATGAacgaaagggaaagaaaaaatggaaagaaagagaaggggaagaaaaaaaggaggaactagaagagaaactggaagaagaacaagaaatggaagaagaaaatgaagaacaacaTCCCCAGGAAAGATTAGTCAGTAAGCCCCTCATGGATACTCTCTGGGCAACATTTAAGTTAAACAAATGCCCCACAATGGGAGATAGCCGATCACTTGCATTTGAATTTAATATGACAGTAAAACAG ATAAAGCAGTGGTTTcataaaaggaggaagaaatacaATAAAGTGATGTACAAGAGGAAACATAAGAAGAGACCTAAGAGGTAA